One part of the Anopheles coustani chromosome 2, idAnoCousDA_361_x.2, whole genome shotgun sequence genome encodes these proteins:
- the LOC131262483 gene encoding RNA polymerase I-specific transcription initiation factor RRN3, with amino-acid sequence MSAITDKRRISSILKTQSADSKSPVVRNKVRFAVLSIESALQDVLENNRLVLYDELLLKLKDEDFDENQFQEMFTEAKKCVPLLKSHFSNLVDHLLSTPWLDRSEQSIESYKDFVIELSIVQKNFCTMTVTKLLKLFIPGEASKQRYKNGVPNEEEQRQMASVHDLITRLKNVIPMIFDVVLTQLRKSFPYHKKPTYEVVGYLHNVLHMTEYASIYCDELLEIVFFQLLQIDVNVPRSEIEDAEYPDEEMFEMADTGDEEDSDTMRHPVAETLDCFMDLMFHFIDRTVKESGQGDRLFKIMLNQFESHVLPTHNTDHVQFLLFYFCSFKLSYAEHFITSLWKNVSNPSMSPVVRQASVGYIASMLARGKFVPLSYLKSMLHEMSHWAHSYIQRCDSMQYNQSLKAHLVFYSVCQAIFYVVAFRSKHLTSDAKNLTFLQSLQLSSIVTCQLNPLRVCLPTVATAFAGITRAYQLAYCHTILERNARRKLATVYKNNTQLPEDCLETFFPFDPYMLKKSGKRIDPLYLQYQAHEVEDDGGAAEDAEVGRGRKRYESISEDVDDFIPETKRHKHQKGGHAIDMNSEFTFSYGVSPGFNS; translated from the exons ATGTCTGCAATCACCGATAAACGACGAATTTCATCGATTCTCAAAACCCAGTCTGCCGATTCAAAGAGCCCCGTCGTTCGCAACAAAGTGCGCTTTGCCGTGCTGTCGATCGAGTCAGCGTTGCAGGATGTTTTGGAAAACAACCGGCTAGTGCTGTACGATGagctgctgctgaagctgAAGGATGAAGACTTTGAT gAAAATCAATTCCAAGAAATGTTCACCGAAGCAAAAAAGTGTGTCCCTCTCCTGAAATCCCACTTCAGTAACTTGGTCGACCATCTCCTCTCCACCCCCTGGTTGGATCGATCGGAGCAGTCCATCGAGTCGTACAAGGATTTCGTGATCGAACTATCGATCGTGCAGAAGAACTTTTGTACGATGACCGTTACGAAGCTGCTGAAACTGTTTATTCCAGGCGAAGCTAGTAAACAACGGTATAAGAATGGTGTACCTAACGAGGAAGAGCAGCGACAGATGGCATCGGTGCACGATCTAATAACAAGACTGAAAAATGTGATCCCGATGATCTTCGACGTGGTGCTTACGCAGCTTCGCAAGAGTTTCCCCTACCATAAGAAGCCAACCTATGAGGTAGTGGGATACCTTCATAACGTTCTGCACATGACGGAGTACGCGTCGATCTACTGTGATGAGCTGCTGGAAATCGTATTCTTCCAGCTGCTCCAAATAGACGTGAACGTTCCGCGCAGCGAAATCGAAGATGCCGAGTATCCCGACGAGGAGATGTTCGAGATGGCCGACACTGGCGACGAGGAGGACAGTGACACCATGCGCCATCCGGTGGCGGAAACGCTGGATTGCTTCATGGATCTCATGTTTCACTTCATCGACCGTACGGTGAAGGAGAGCGGACAGGGGGATCGGTTGTTCAAGATCATGCTGAACCAGTTCGAGTCTCACGTTCTGCCCACTCACAACACGGACCACGTACAGTTCCTTCTGTTTTACTTCTGCAGTTTCAAGCTTTCGTACGCAGAGCATTTCATCACTTCCCTGTGGAAGAACGTTAGCAATCCCAGCATGTCGCCGGTGGTGCGACAAGCCTCGGTCGGTTACATAGCAAGTATGTTGGCCCGAGGAAAGTTTGTCCCCTTGAG CTATCTTAAATCGATGCTTCACGAAATGTCCCACTGGGCGCACAGCTACATTCAACGGTGCGACTCCATGCAGTACAATCAATCTCTGAAGGCACATCTCGTCTTCTACTCCGTGTGCCAGGCCATCTTTTACGTGGTGGCGTTCCGCAGCAAGCACCTTACCTCGGACGCAAAGAACCTCACGTTCCTGCAATCACTTCAGCTGTCGTCGATAGTAACGTGCCAGCTGAATCCGCTGCGCGTTTGCCTACCCACGGTGGCCACGGCATTTGCCGGTATTACGCGAGCGTATCAACTCGCGTACTGCCACACGATCCTGGAGCGCAATGCACGCCGTAAGCTGGCCACGGTGTACAAAAACAACACCCAGCTACCGGAGGACTGTCTGGAAACGTTCTTCCCCTTCGATCCGTACATGCTGAAGAAGTCAGGCAAACGCATCGATCCGCTGTACCTGCAGTATCAGGCGCACGAAGTCGAGGACGATGGGGGAGCTGCGGAGGACGCTGAAGTCGGTAGGGGTCGCAAAAGGTACGAATCGATTTCGGAAGATGTAGACGACTTTATCCCCGAAACGAAGCGGCATAAACATCAAAAGGGAGGACATGCAATTGACATGAATAGCGAGTTTACGTTCTCCTACGGCGTATCGCCTGGGTTCAATAGTTGA